GAAGACCTCATCACCGCCCGGAACGCGACCGGCGAGGGGCAGATGAGCGCCACCCTCATCGCCTCGGTCATGGGCGTCTGGATTCTACTGTCAGCCCCCGAGGCGGGGGCGCTATACGGCATTGCGGCCGTCATCGGTTACGGAATCGGTGAGGCGGTACCAATGCTCGCGTACTCGCGTCTCGGCCCGCGGATTCGGGAGTTGATTCCGGAAGGACACTCGCTCACCGAGTACGCCTACGCGCGGTACGGTGGCGCGATGTACGCCTTCGTCATCGTTGTCAGCGTTCTCTACATGTTCGTGTTCCTCGCCGCGGAACTGACGGGGATTTCGCTGGCACTCAATCACGTCGCCGGGATCCCACAGTGGCAGACGGCGGTCCTCGTCGGCGGCTTCGTCCTTCTGTACACCGGCTACGGCGGTCTCCGAGCGAGTATCTTCACCGACACGATTCAGACGATGGTGATACTCCCGCTACTCGTCCTCAGCGTCGCCGCGGTCATACTGACGCTTGGCGGTCCCGGCGCGATTCACCAAGGCGTCGTCGAAGCGAACGCGACACTCCTCGACCCCGGATTTGTCCCCGGGCTTAGGTTCGGTATCGCGCTCGTATTCGCCGTCCTCGGCGCGGAACTCGTTAATCAGACGTGGTGGCAACGCATCTACGCCGCCACCGATTCAGGCGTACTCGAACGTGGCTTCCGAACCGCAACGGTCGCAAACGGTCTCATCCTCGTGTTGGCGACGCTCCTCGGCGTCGTCGCCGTCGGCAACGCCGACGTGGTGACGCAACTCGGAAGCGAGAACTACAACGCCGGTATCGCCTTCTTCGTGCTACTCGAAGGCGTATTCGGGGAGTGGTTAGTCCTCGGCGTCCTCCTGCTCGCGCTCACGCTTGTGATGAGTACGGCAGACACGCTGTTCAACGCGTTGTCGAGTCTCGTGACCGCCGATCTCCCCCGACTGCTCAACGACCCGGACGACCGAACGCTGCGACTCGGCGCACGCGCAGTTACCGTCGTCGTCGCTGTCGCGGCAATCGCCGTCAGTCTTCGTGCGCGGAGCGTCCTCCGCTTGTTCTTCGTCGCCGACTTACTCGGGGCCGCCGTCGGCTTCCCGCTCGTCTACGGGCTCTTCACCGGGCGACTCTCCGGAGCGGGGGCGCTGGCAAGCAGTATCACCGGGCTGGCAGTAGGGAGCGCCTTCTTCCCCTTCCCGTTCGGGCTTCACGGGCTGGTGGACGGACTGCTCGGCGGTGCGCTACCCGCACCTGACGCAACTTACCTGCTCCCGTTCGCCAGCGCCTTCCTCGTCTCGACGGTGCTGGCGCTAGCCGCCGCACGACTCTCGACCGACGAGTTCGACCTGAGTCGCCTCTCGCGGGAGATTCGGAGACTCGACGAACCGGTTCCGGATGGCGGGACCGCATCCGAAACTGGGAGACAACTGCAGACTGAAGACACGACTGAGGTGAGCGAGTGATGGCCGCAATCGGGCCAACGATGTTCAGTATACTCCTCTGGGGGAGCGTCCTCGGCGTCTTCCTCGTCTTCGTCTTCGAGGTGTACACGCTCGCCGGCGGAACGTCTCGATTAGTACGGAACTAGAACGAACACATTTTTATCTCCAAGTAATATCACCGAGGTATGAGCGAAATGACGGGTGAAACGGGTGTTCAAAGCGGAACTGCACGGGGGTATCTGAGTGAGATGGGGCCGTCGTGGGTGGCCGGGGCAATCGCCGCCGGGCCGGCCTCGATGGCGAGTCTGATCACCGCCGGTGCTGGCTTCGGCTACTCGCTGTTGTGGGTCGTGCTACTCTCCGCTGTCGCCGGGACAGTCGCACAGTATCTTGCGATGCGACTAGGGTTGCTCTCCGGGCAGGGTATTGTAACTCTCGTCGAGTCGTATCTCGGTGAGT
This genomic stretch from Halogeometricum borinquense DSM 11551 harbors:
- a CDS encoding sodium:solute symporter family transporter, encoding MVSSTIALALTVATLVIFTGIGVWFSRGKVESVEDLITARNATGEGQMSATLIASVMGVWILLSAPEAGALYGIAAVIGYGIGEAVPMLAYSRLGPRIRELIPEGHSLTEYAYARYGGAMYAFVIVVSVLYMFVFLAAELTGISLALNHVAGIPQWQTAVLVGGFVLLYTGYGGLRASIFTDTIQTMVILPLLVLSVAAVILTLGGPGAIHQGVVEANATLLDPGFVPGLRFGIALVFAVLGAELVNQTWWQRIYAATDSGVLERGFRTATVANGLILVLATLLGVVAVGNADVVTQLGSENYNAGIAFFVLLEGVFGEWLVLGVLLLALTLVMSTADTLFNALSSLVTADLPRLLNDPDDRTLRLGARAVTVVVAVAAIAVSLRARSVLRLFFVADLLGAAVGFPLVYGLFTGRLSGAGALASSITGLAVGSAFFPFPFGLHGLVDGLLGGALPAPDATYLLPFASAFLVSTVLALAAARLSTDEFDLSRLSREIRRLDEPVPDGGTASETGRQLQTEDTTEVSE